A stretch of Pangasianodon hypophthalmus isolate fPanHyp1 chromosome 9, fPanHyp1.pri, whole genome shotgun sequence DNA encodes these proteins:
- the LOC113547151 gene encoding synaptopodin 2-like protein, producing MERGHNSVKGGISWTGHGTTTHGTMISCEENTDRSGTDSWEKEKHSWVKAKPLLTSSTGRPVRKTNLGRSASLSEKELKEARTRSQIIAAQLTVPSNPNSRGVQLFNRRRERVNAFTLVSVAGEGEGSHQEFHNEPDSPSPSALTWNRECSTDSQFKDLKHKRSETQLRWPTVVTPSKGHKMEEAGEVACEVGDSVQERHFLPVNDKDEEIPEHGEAGKDVTSGGGNSPAVSNPNQEREQEVQLNGAHESPSEALKAIPNGSHSTETNSKADDSASKQSSITNRTALPFFSPVTVNSTRASSLSPDIPLAPSYSTPPLPAQYEPPATAYSGQEPPTFVKPGFAVSSRQVFSPPPPAPSYPTPPLPGYTSLPPSIPSDPPPPSAMSPPPSPAYYTPLTTPSSTYVPQILADRRSVTPNRTGVLDEGRGRRSNRKPMFTFQEKPKLSPNPELLSLVQGTDEKKRGRGQAETPQEEEQLALGAEASNFLVKDESGVEEALVPEWASTLKSSRTRARVEHKPEQALTNASGKGAELFAKRQTRMEKYVHENAEGLRSPSPTTSLPPSWVYPSNMPGRVKAMINASNITAEISKTLHSQHATQKKNVPAKAPVPAPVLENPTLENGCSRVEMELSRHQPYQLNSSLFILNPTRDPISTLPKAAPPPKPVVMGSSYSKQTSLAATPIPTQYDSHAYRSAHCFSPPMMPLESVSRGGTTPVSGLAPERVTTSRSIIQAPKPTFSTKKAGITPQAKEASPVAPQCNSPSSPTPWTPNLSRRLSSTDRSPSAVWSPSSQRSSLVTSPPPRTMHNPINSVPSSPSPRSIHNSMTCSPNSGPIHNPVTSSITQQSAQGPISPPPTPKPFHNPVTSTPTPQSISSSPTPKPFKSSVSIISLSRPTNNRTPTTPISPPWETRCQSPIPLQDTKANHRLLAKNIINAAKRKNSLSPGALSGHNLLMSPVSSTILPFETKPPSPFRSRSLGAQSPTFTSPPATPTQMIRSPLRLYTTRSLTDSDASLESEDSGMRSPGVRSHNTCPRGWSGNLRLKRGGMSEDL from the exons ATGGAAAGAGGACACAACTCTGTCAAGGGAGGGATCAGCTGGACTGGACACGGTACCACAACCCATGGTACCATGATCTCATGTGAGGAAAACacagacaggagtggaactgaTTCCTGGGAAAAGGAGAAACACAGCTGGGTCAAAGCGAAGCCTCTGCTGACCTCCAGCACTGGTCGCCCAGTGAGGAAAACAA ATCTTGGCCGGAGCGCCAGTTTGTCTGAAAAGGAGCTGAAGGAAGCAAGGACACGAAGTCAGATCATTGCTGCACAACTGACTGTGCCGTCGAACCCCAACTCCCGAGGCGTCCAGCTCTTCAACCGccgcagagagagagtgaatgccTTCACACTCGTGAGTGTTgctggagaaggagaaggaagcCACCAAGAGTTCCACAATGAACCTGACTCACCTTCTCCAAGCGCATTAACATGGAACAGGGAGTGTTCGACTGACAGCCAGTTCAAAGACTTGAAACATAAAAGAAGTGAAACACAGCTCCGGTGGCCTACTGTCGTAACACCCAGCAAGGGACATAAAATGGAGGAGGCTGGGGAGGTGGCATGTGAAGTGGGAGACAGTGTGCAAGAGAGGCATTTTCTCCCCGTAAATGATAAGGATGAAGAGATTCCTGAGCATGGAGAGGCAGGGAAGGATGTCACCTCTGGTGGTGGCAATAGTCCTGCTGTTTCTAATCCTAACCAAGAACGTGAGCAGGAAGTGCAGCTAAATGGGGCACATGAAAGCCCTTCGGAGGCTCTTAAAGCCATCCCAAATGGAAGCCACAGCACTGAGACCAATAGTAAAGCGGATGACTCAGCATCGAAGCAGTCGTCCATCACCAACAGGACAGCTCtgccctttttttcccctgttacGGTGAATTCGACTCGAGCCAGCAGTCTCTCTCCAGACATCCCTCTTGCTCCGTCCTACTCCACTCCTCCACTTCCAGCTCAGTATGAACCACCTGCTACGGCATATTCTGGCCAAGAACCTCCAACTTTTGTTAAACCGGGTTTTGCGGTATCCTCCAGACAAGTGTTCTCCCCTCCACCTCCAGCTCCTTCGTACCCAACCCCTCCACTTCCCGGCTACACGAGCCTACCTCCATCTATCCCATCTGATCCTCCTCCACCATCAGCCATGTCTCCCCCTCCATCACCTGCCTACTACACTCCCTTGACCACACCAAGCTCCACCTACGTCCCTCAGATACTGGCTGACAGGAGGTCAGTGACGCCCAATCGCACGGGTGTCCTAGATGAAGGCCGAGGTAGGCGGTCTAACCGCAAGCCTATGTTTACATTTCAGGAAAAGCCAAAATTATCTCCGAATCCCGAGCTCCTGTCTCTAGTCCAGGGAACAGATGAGAAGAAAAGAGGCAGAGGACAGGCAGAAACACctcaggaggaggagcagctgGCTCTAGGGGCAGAGGCCTCCAATTTCCTGGTCAAGGATGAGAGTGGTGTGGAAGAGGCATTAGTGCCAGAGTGGGCCTCAACACTGAAAAGCTCCAGAACTCGAGCCAGGGTAGAGCACAAGCCTGAGCAAGCCCTAACCAACGCATCCGGCAAAGGAGCAGAGCTGTTTGCCAAACGCCAGACCAGAATGGAGAAATATGTTCATGAAAATGCAGAGGGACTAAGATCACCTTCTCCCACCACGTCTCTGCCTCCCTCATGGGTGTATCCGTCAAACATGCCCGGCCGCGTCAAGGCCATGATTAATGCCTCCAACATCACCGCAGAGATTTCAAAGACTCTCCATTCCCAGCATGCCACACAGAAAAAGAATGTGCCAGCAAAGGCACCAGTACCAGCTCCAGTCCTGGAGAACCCGACATTGGAGAATGGCTGCAGTAGAGTGGAAATGGAGCTTTCCCGGCACCAGCCTTACCAGCTCAATTCATCGCTGTTCATCCTCAACCCAACCAGAGACCCTATAAGCACTCTTCCCAAAGCAGCACCCCCTCCCAAACCAGTGGTGATGGGATCCTCATACTCCAAACAGACGTCTCTTGCAGCTACCCCTATCCCAACCCAGTATGACTCACATGCCTACAGGTCGGCCCATTGCTTCTCCCCACCCATGATGCCTCTGGAATCGGTGAGCAGGGGTGGGACCACCCCTGTGTCAGGTTTAGCTCCTGAGCGTGTGACGACTTCTCGGTCAATCATACAGGCACCCAAGCCCACCTTCTCAACCAAGAAAGCTGGGATTACCCCACAG GCCAAGGAAGCCTCTCCAGTTGCACCACAGTGCAACAGCCCCAGTAGCCCAACGCCTTGGACACCCAACCTGTCCCGCCGCCTCAGCAGCACAGACAGATCCCCAAGTGCAGTGTGGTCCCCCAGCAGCCAGCGCAGCTCTCTGGTCACCTCCCCTCCACCAAGAACCATGCATAACCCAATCAACTCTGTTCCCTCTTCACCATCACCAAGGTCGATCCATAATTCCATGACCTGCTCCCCAAACTCAGGCCCTATTCATAACCCAGTCACTTCCTCCATAACACAACAGTCTGCCCAGGGCCCCATTAGCCCTCCCCCAACCCCAAAACCCTTCCATAACCCAGTCACTTCAACTCCAACTCCACAGTCCATCAGCTCCTCCCCAACACCAAAACCCTTCAAAAGTTCTGTCTCCATTATCTCATTGTCCAGGCCCACTAATAACCGCACCCCCACCACTCCTATATCTCCACCTTGGGAAACAAGGTGCCAATCCCCCATACCTCTTCAAGACACCAAGGCCAATCACCGCCTCCTAGCCAAGAACATCATCAACGCAGCCAAGCGTAAGAACAGCCTGTCGCCTGGGGCACTAAGTGGCCACAATCTCCTTATGTCTCCAGTGAGCAGTACTATTCTGCCCTTTGAGACCAAACCTCCGAGTCCCTTTCGGTCTCGCTCACTAGGTGCCCAGTCACCCACATTCACCAGCCCCCCAGCCACCCCCACCCAAATGATCCGGTCCCCCCTGCGCCTCTATaccactcgctcactcactgaTTCAGATGCCTCACTGGAATCAGAGGACTCTGGAATGCGCTCCCCTGGGGTCCGCAGTCACAACACCTGCCCTCGTGGCTGGTCTGGAAACTTGAGGCTCAAAAGAGGTGGAATGTCAGAAGACCTGTAG